The Zea mays cultivar B73 chromosome 7, Zm-B73-REFERENCE-NAM-5.0, whole genome shotgun sequence DNA segment TTGTGTATCTAGCACCACTGTGCGAAGATAAATAAAGCATATCTCGTCAgatggcgagaccaacatctTTATTATCAAAACTGAATAACACACAGTCTCTGTCACTGAAGTGATAGTGGATGTGCTGATTGTCTAATCACGAAACTGAAGTTAAGTGTCTGCTTGCTTTCCGTTAACCACTGCAACTGTTTTCAGCCCTCTGGAGCCTTTAGGTTTGTACGGAATTGCATTCTGTAGCATCTATTGCAGGAATGCTGGACACTTTCTTTTGTATGCCCTGTCTTCTTGCAATAGAGGCAGGTCTCAGGGGGATCAGAGAATCTGTCTGATTGTTGCATGTAGAAAACATCGTGATCATGTTTGATCTTATTCTTGAACCTTTCTTAGAGGTCTTGTTCTGTTTGAGGATTCTTAGTTTGGAAAGATTGATAGAATCACTTATTTGACTTATCAACCTTTCCTCCTTTTAGACACACAGTGTCGTGAGTTGATCTATATAGCACTTGTCTATTTAGACAGGTGTTTTACTGATAATCAAATGTCTCATATTCTAGAATAGCACCCTCAATAGGATCCTGGATGAGACTCTTATTGTgatcaagtacattacacttgggTCTTTTCTAATTGACCTTATGGATGTTGCATTGCGCCATCTTAAGGTCATCCTAAGGTGAGCCTACTGTAGGCTTACTGGGTTTCTCAAACCACAGTGAGGAATCTATTTCATCCACTGTAGTTATCATTTCAATCTTTTCACGCCATAAGTGGCAATAAATACCACATAGCGGTTTAATCTGTCTTGTCTGACCAACTAGTAGCCAGAATATGCACTTTTGCAAAGTAAAACAGAAAATATTTAGGACGTCTGAAGTAAATACTGAAACATAAAACTTGCATGAATTAAATATTCGACGTTGGTCAAATAATAATCATGTCTGATCTACAAATTTTCTAgttctaaaattctaaaccatCGTTGGATGATCTAGAAAACTTAATTCTTGTATAAAATGTGGCAACAATATTCGACGTTGGTCAAAATATTCAATCACCACAAAAAAATCTGAATTTCTATGCACTTAAAGAGAATTAATCCACGTAGGCTTCATAATAAACAATAATGCATAGAAAAACAAATAATAATCtggttctaaaattctaaaaccaTCGTTGGATGATCTAGAATATGTATACTTCTGTTCCAAATGTGGTAACAATATCTAACGTTGGTTAGAATATTCAATTACCACAAATTTTCTGAATTCTATGCAATTTAAACAAATAAATTAATCCACGTTGGTTTCATAATTAACTGAAAAATTGCATAAAATACTGAATAAAGTACCAAAGTACGCAGCGGAATAAAATAGTCCATAAATATATCTGTAATTTTCTATAACTGGAAAAATATTTCTAAgaattttctgaattttctgCACTGTTTCTAATTTCTGGAAATAGAAAAACAAATTCCAGAAAAAAAAAATTGGAGCCATTTCGGCCTGGCCGACCACCCGGCTCGGCCTTGTTCGGCCCACCCCGGGTCTGGCCATGTGGCCCAGCCGCGCGCTGGCGGCCCATGAGAGGAGAGGGCGCGCGCCTGGACTGCAACCTGGGCCCAGGCCGTGAAGTTAGCCCATGCGGGGCGCTACCCCCACCCCGCCGAAATCCTGGCCGTGCAGCCGGATCGACGGTCCAGATTCTTGCGCGCATGCTATAAAAGGCGGAGATCTCGGTGCCGGTGGAAAAAAAAAAACCCTAAAACATTCTACTCCTGTATCCCAGCCGCCACAAACAGCCAGCCGGCCGCCAGGATTTCTCCTTGCGTTCCTGCATGGCTGCATGGCCACTAACAGACTGCCGGCCGCCAGGAGCTATCCATGCATTTCTGCATGGGCCTCATGGCCGAGCTATGCTCAAGTGCCGCCTCTGGTTTCCCtttttttttttttaattttcttCTCCCCAGCCGCTGCTCCACTCGGCCGCCAGGGAGCATCACGCttgtttctttctctgattctttgTCTGAGCAGCCGCTAGAGCACAGAGCTACTGGCCGAACGTGCCCGAGTACGGCCGTTCCTGCGCGTTGCATGCTCctatctctctcttttttttttctttctttcactgtTTACTGATTTTGGAGATTACTAACGCACGGTTGGCTTCAATGCACCGGAGATGGCCGGCCTGAGCCGCCTCGCATCCCCATCCCGCCGACGTGCGCGTCCCTTCGGGTGGGCGCGCCGTCGTCGGATGGGTGCTGCGCGGTGGTCGAGGCCCAGTCCGACGAGTTAAGAACTGCGGCACTGTTAGCCGTCGCCTGCGAACCTCTCTCTCCCCAGGATCTATCCTCAACTCGATCCCTCAAGTGATTTTGTAACGGGATCGAGTTTTGGAGGTAAAGAATCATAGATCTGGGTCCCGCGATATTTCTGTTATTTTCTGTGATGATTTTAGTGCATCTGTACACTTTTGATTCACGTGGTTTTTGAAAAAAATTAGGGTTCTAACCCTAGCTTCGTTCTGTACGACTTTTTTCTGATCTGTTCTTGACCGTTTATTAAAAAAAATCACGAGTACCTGTTTACAGGTGTACCGATTAGGGTTAGGTCATAAATCCTAACCCTAGACAGTTATGTGACCTCTCTCTGGTTTGAGGCTGAGACACACTGTGTCTCTTACAGTGGTCAAACCTAAATCTCTAGGGTTAGGGAAAACCCTAACCTGAGAGCATCGACTTCTTTCTGTTCTATTATCTCTCTGATCTCGGTGATGAAcaataataaaaaaaaataaGCTCAATCACATTAATCGAGACCTTTCTGTGATCTCATAAAACTGATGTGGATTAGGAGTTCTAGGGTTCTTAGGATGCCTCTGATACCATTGTTAGAATCTATGCTGTCTAGGATCGATTCCTAAGTCCCTAGAATACAAATCCGTAACTGAAAGTAAAACCTTGATGACGTGTAGATCTGATCTACTGATCTACTGAGAGGAACGGGGAAACATACCTTGTTGTTGCTGTTGCTATCTTCATATTGTTGCCCTGCAGAGAAGCAGCAGGCATCGTGATCCGAGCCACTGTCTGGTTGTCGCGTTTCCAAACACTTCGACGCCTAGGCGATGGGGGCCTCTCGGACTAGGGTTTTTTTTTGGGGCGAGGTACTAGCGTTAATCTTTCCTGCGACCCCTTAGTCCTATATATAGCGTCGTGTGTCTGGGGGCTCCAACCGAGGTTAGCGTGGGCCCTCCCAATCAAGGGCCCATTTAAAGAGATAGATAGTTGGGTTTAGCCCAATCCGGTCACTGATGACCAGCTGTAGAGGACACACccaacaataataataaaaatgCGGCCTAGGCGCCGTGTACTATGTATGTATCGCCGTCTCCTGGCTGACATGGCACTACACTATAAAAACGCAGCCCCGGCGCCTAAACCCGGCCTCCTTCCCATCCCACCACCACCAGCTAGCCCAACAAGAGAAAgactgagagagagagagagagagagctccaCTGCACCCTGCAGCACCCTGACCTAAACTGGTCCCTCTCTGCTGCCTCCGCCCCACCACTCGTCTCCCACCGAGCAATAGCATGCGGCACTTGCAGGCCACCGTCGAGCACCTggccggggtggcggccacgCCCCCGCCGGCGTCCGCGGGGGGCGGCGTGCACACGGACACGTTCCTCATCCTGGCCGCCGTGCTCTGCTTCCTGCTCTGCGTCGTCGGCCTGGCCTTCGTCGCGCGGTGCTCGCGGCTGTGCAACCCCTCGTCCTACTCCGTGGACGCGCGGGGCCCcgtcgacgacggcgacgacgaggcGGCAATGCCGGCGCCGCGCAAGGGGGTCGACAGGGCCGCGCTGGAGAAGCTGCCGACCGTGCCGTTCGCGTTCGAGGAGGGCCAGGACGGGGAGCGGCCGGAGTGCGCCATCTGCCTCGCCGAGTTCGCGCCCGGGGACGAGGTCCGCGTGCTCCCGCCCTGCGCCCACGCCTTCCACGCGGCCTGCGTCGACACCTGGCTCCTCTGCACGTCCACGTGCCCCTCCTGCCGCACCGCCCTCGTGCTGGCGCAGGCGCTGGAGCCGCCGGCATCCGCGGACCCCCTGATGCAGTGCTGCGCCTGCGCGTCGGCGCAGGCCTCGGCGGGGCCGGCAGAGTGCCCCGTCCTCCccctcgccgtcgtcgtcgtcgtcgagcGCGGACCTTGCCGGACGTCAGTACCGTAGGCTGGCGATGCCCAGCGAGCGTCCAATTGACGCCGACACCTTGTACATACTCGCCAGATTACTAGTGAAGTTGTGTACAGTGCGCGATGGTGCATTAGACAAATCACTTCACTTGTACTCCTACTACGTCTGACTGGTTGCCTAGCTGTAAATTTTACCGGCGATGGCGAGTTTGTCCTCTCGATCGACGTGCAGTCGTGCACGAAACAGAGAAGCGTTTTGTTTTCTGCTACATGCTCGTGGTTAGCCGCAGACATACAGTTCcgtagagaaaagaaaaaaaaaagcgcTTGCAAAGAAAAGACTAGCATCAATCGATAAGACGATGGGAGTGTCACTTTTTGTACTGCCTACTGTACTGCACTAGACGAGATGAACGGAATCCAATCCATCGAGGGGGGGAGCGGCGGACCGGGCCGGGGTGGATCATGGCGGCGGTCGTGTCAAGGTGTCACTGGACTGGATCACATCGTGGACGGCACGGTGGACTGGGGGCCCGAGCTCGTGATAAAGTTAGGTCGTGACGTCAGAATACGCGCGTACGGACACGGACGAGCCTCGATGCCAAGTGTCCTAGGCCACCGAGGCAGGGCTCCATGCATGGCATGGAGTATATGTACTTGCCGTACGTGCCGGACGGGCATCAGGCACCAGGACATGGGGCGCCGCGTGGCCGAATTTGCATTTGCTCGGCGTCCTATTGTCGGACAGCTTGGGCAAAGATCGGACGTGGCACGTGATGCAGGGCCTGTTTAGTTTTGGTTTCCGAGAGCTTGTAGATGTGTATTTGATCCGAGCTGCTGAGGAGGTGAAAATGGTTGGAATGACCTGTTTTCAATCTGGTTTCATTCTGAGTTAGACATAGCCGAACAACTATTATTAGTTGTTTCTGGTTTCAATCCTGACCAAATATATCCGGATGGAATAGGGATAAGGCCTCGTTCGTTTCAGTTGGTCTGGTTTATTCCAGGTCTGGTTCCGGATGGAAAAAATGAGCCGGTTTGAAATTCGGTTGTCTCTCTATGAACCGTTCGTTACGACCTGAATAAAAAACAAAAGCGATCCGGTTTGGAGTTTCCTCTCCCACTACTGCCCAGTACAAATCTCGGTCTTATTCCCTCCGGATCGAATCTGTCCGAAATGAGTGAAAGGGTTGGCTTCACTGAATCCTGGCTTGTAACTGCTCCCGGCCTGGATCCGATCCTGAGCTACCGAACGACCCCTAAAGTTTAATTTAGTCCGTGTCATATCGAGGCGGTGTTTGGTCACCTCACTAAATTTCAGTGACTAATATTTAATTATTAAAATACTTTATTTGATTTTAGTAATCAGTATTAATTATTGTGTATATTGAATGCAATACCCTTAATTAATGTATGCCTAGGTGATTGGGACTTCACCGTACGCACGCATGTCTTCACCGTGCATTAGAGAGAGACGGTAAGAGCTGTCAATTAATATCCatttttagtctcttttagtcatCTCTTTGTGACTAGAGGACTAAATTTTAGTTGGGGTTTTATAGGTTGTTTGGGTTTTTTAGGGCTTGTTAGCTTAGGAGTGGATTGAGTAGGATTAGATGTGATTAAATCTCCTCCATATAAATTTATATAGAAAGAGATTTAATCTCCTTCAATCTACCTCTAAACCGAACAAACCTTTAGGGTGTATTTGGTTGAAAAGTGGAGGAGAATGGAGAGGCTCTATTTCTATTTTATGAATGTTTAGTTTCCAACAAAAAAAAGAGTGGAGCGACTCCTAGAGTTTCCATATGCAAATTAGCATAAATTATTGGAAAACTTCCGCCCCACCAAAACGACTGGATGTGAGCGCTCTCCTTCACCTCTACACTCATACCACTatccaaccaaacaaaaaatagagCGGCTCCGCTTTATTCTACTCTTCAACCAAAAAATAGAGTGGCTCTGTTCTGCTTGCCAAACACATAATAGAATGGCTCCATTCTCAAAAACTAGAATGAAGTCAATTCATTCTAGTTGACTCTCCAACCAAATGCACCATTAGTCACTCTCATAATCTTTAGGgagtaaactttagtccctaaaaATCCTATTTGTAAGACCTATTTTAGTTACCCTGTTTGTTATTTTAGGGACTCACTAAAGTTTAGTTGGGAACCAAACATCTTCTTAGTCACCCTGTTTGCTTCTTTAGAGATTAAAAgtcactaaagtttagtcactagaGTTTTGCTTCTTTGGTCAATGCATCTGAAGAGTTCGGATGAGTGTGTGCAGGTACCAATCAGTCGATATAGGATTCCAACAACCCAGATAAAGATCTCATAATCCTATAATCCCATCTAAGGGTTAGTTTGATAACTCCATTTTCCTAAGAATTCTCATTTTCCAGAAAAAATTGAACTAATTTATTTCGAGAAAATAAAAAACCTTGAGAAAATAGGATCCTAATGGATTTTAACGTACATGCACATAGCTCAATAAAACATATCAGATTTTTTTTAATGGATCTTGAATTTAACGATATAAATTTGGAAACACATTTAGGTCTTGTTCGGTTACCAGGGATAAAATCCCACCATAAATTTAATCCGGGTTTGGATTAGGTGAATCTATACCTCACACTCAATCCCATGGTGGAATTAAATCTATAATTTAATCTATGTATCTCTCAAAActagttattcttttgatccattaattctaatataaacttgtgcaatatcttCATGTATTTATTCCATACCTAATGAGTTATGAATAGAATCCATGCCTTCTATAGTTTAAAAAATTCTCAAACCCTTGGGTTATAATCTATGATCAGTTTAACGGAATAAATTTTTTTGAGTAGACTTGGATCAGTTTGAGACATGTATTTAATTTCGATCCATGCTAATTGATGTAAACTCACGAAGCCTTAGTAAAATTCCACGGTTATGATAATTCTCTCCTGATATACTCGATTCACCATTCCTTTAAAATAAACTGGATGACGTGTAAAGCAGGCTTGCTTCGTTGTTACAGCCCAAAAGGCCTAACTGACGTGCATAAAAGCGGCCCTTTTTTGCCGGCATAAACAGACTTCGTTCTTTTCCCCCAGAAAATTCAGGTAGTCTCCTTCCTGCCGGTACTACCTTGTTGATTCGGTATCCATTCGCGTCGATCACATTTTCACTCCATTTCGGCATTTCATCAGTGCCGTACTGGCCTAGTGGCTAGACACGGGGGCAGCGTGGAGAAGCTGGTGTTGCTGCCGGGAAGAAGGCTCGCATGGTACTCGTGGGTTGCAGGCTTGCAGCTGGGCTGGAAAATAAGCTCAGAGCGGTACGGCTTGGCTCGAAGCTGCTCGTGAGTCTGGAACGATATAAGCCGAGCTTCTTCTTTGAGCTCGTTTTTTCAGCGAGTCGAGCCGACACGTTCCAGCTCCAGCTCGTGAGCCGTTCTTGCAAAATTAATCAATTTATATAATAATAAAAAATATTAGATAATTTTATAGATAATAGCTCATTTTTAGTCTTTGAtgataaataaattataaattatAATTTAAATTACTCATAATGTTAAATTATGATTCTATATTTCAAATTTATATAATGTTAATACACTAAATAATGCAACAATGAGTACCAAAATATGGCTCGCTAGTCGAGCCGAGCCTCTTTCACCAGCACGTGGAATGGACGAGCCAAGCCGAGATCGTTCaggcaccgagccgagccgagctcagtTCATTTCCAGCCCTAGTTCCAGCCTCACAAACATGTGTCCAGTTCGAGAGTCGATGTGCTGGTTCGTCGGGAAGACATTTCATTCGCGTCACTTAGATGGTGTATCATAAGTTAATTTCTTAAATTTAGTGGAATGACCTTATTTcttatattagtactaactaactaattATGAGAAATAaggtgatgatggatcaactcattacaTTCCACAGATCAAACAAAAAATTGAGAAGTGAGAGGATGATAGACTAACTCAATCCTCAAACTAAACATTCTAAAGATGTGTTTAGTTTGAGCAATCACTGAATCCGATAAGGCGGTATATTATAAGTGTATTTCTCAAATTTGGTAGGATGACTTCAtttctcatattagtactaactaacaatAAAAATTAAGGTGGTAATGGATCAACTCATTTCATTCTGTAAATCAAATAAAAAAGTGAGAAATGAAAAAAAGATAGAGTAATTTATTTCTCAAACTAAACATCCTATTAGTTTGCGGCTAATTTTGATGCTGTATGGATTGCAGGATGCCCCCGTGCGGAAGGGTCAGAGGAGGATCAGAATAATTTAACTGAATAGCTGTTACTGGGTGATGGATGATTCGTGATTGGGAtttgggttgggttgggttgggtcGGGTCGTTGTATTGTCTGATGCTGATCGAGCCAGTTTGGCTTCAGTGTAGATGCATTTTCTCTGACCAGTCTTTTGAGCTAGAGTATACTTTCTATTTGAATAGGCTATGTTAGTTTCTTGTCGAGACCAAGAGGGTTTGTATTCCAAACAAGCTCCACGAACTTAGGCTTTCTTTGAAATAAAGGGAAAGTGAAGTAATTTAGAAGGATTAAAATCATATAAGAAAGGTTTCTATGTGATCCTTTGAAACAAAGCATCGAGTTCCTACAAAATCCTTTAAAAATCTCTATGGGTTTTACCATTGTAGTGGGATTTTAGAGGATTTCTAACACGTGGTCCAACCTTTTGGAACTTCTTCTATGATTTTCAATGCCATGCAACTCTATCTCTACATTTTTCCTATCCCTATGTTTTACCAATCATTCGTTTCAAAGGAGGTCAGTGTTTGCCATGTGGTGGTATAATAGGTTAAAGCTTCACGCTTTGGATGCTGCAGGTGCGTTATTGTCTGATGGGTGCTTTGAACTTTGTACTGGAAATGCTCTTGTCACATCTGCAGTAGTACCATGTCCCGAATGAATGAACATGAGGTCAACGATGGTAAATCTGCTGTTTTAGTCTTTATACATATGCAGCAATAAACGAGTAATTCATCCATGTATCACTGAACATATAGTTCTTGCGATCAATGTTGACTTGCACGCGTATAATGCCAACAATTTTGTAAGATACTATCAAATTTCTTAGGAGGGTTAGAGAGAGAAGAAAGTTGTCACAAAGTCAACGTATGACATAGCTTGCAAATGGCTTATATAGTTACACGTTACCAGTATATTGAAGAATAATCTGTGGATTTTCTAAGTGGGTCGAATAGCTAGCAGATACCAGTGGATATCAAGACGTTTATTGCAATATCTCGAACCAATATTTCCGAGACTAAAGTTTCTGCTGTGCATGTACACAGTATTTTAAAATAAGGCATTATCATATTCAGCAACATCTTTTTTTTTCTGTTGGCGTGTTATGTGATGGTATTGTGTTAATATGTGGCACAAAAGATTGTTCTCAATTATTGACCAGTGCATTAATGTCAAACCCTGTTTATATTTCTCAAATTTGATTTAGAAAGTAAATGCACAATCTTTGTGTGATATGGCTAGATATCATTTCATGCATGCTGCACACAGTTTTTCCATTAATCACATAGTCCTATATAATCCCCTTTAAGCTTTGACTCTCTTTGACATAAGAAAATCACAAAGCTTCCTCTCTTTACCAAGAGTGGGAGGATCTGATCCTGAATTGTTTTTGAGGTTGAGCGACCTGAATCGAAGGTAAGGGAAGTGTCATTTTTTTTGGTTAGCCTGGCCTATTTCTTGCCCATGCAAATCTCAAATTTCAACTGATCAGTTGGATTGGATATGCACTTATTTTATTAACTTTACAACAGGGGCACA contains these protein-coding regions:
- the LOC100277373 gene encoding uncharacterized protein LOC100277373 — encoded protein: MHFCMGLMAELCSSAASGFPFFFFNFLLPSRCSTRPPGSITLVSFSDSLSEQPLEHRATGRTCPSTAVPARCMLLSLSFFFLSFTVY
- the LOC100280547 gene encoding RING-H2 finger protein ATL2A, producing MRHLQATVEHLAGVAATPPPASAGGGVHTDTFLILAAVLCFLLCVVGLAFVARCSRLCNPSSYSVDARGPVDDGDDEAAMPAPRKGVDRAALEKLPTVPFAFEEGQDGERPECAICLAEFAPGDEVRVLPPCAHAFHAACVDTWLLCTSTCPSCRTALVLAQALEPPASADPLMQCCACASAQASAGPAECPVLPLAVVVVVERGPCRTSVP